A segment of the Polyangiaceae bacterium genome:
GCCGACCACGGCCATGACGCTGATGCCCCTCGAGGCGCGAGTCGAGCCGATGGATCCGGTGCGGGCGATGATTCGCAATGCCCGCATCCAGCGCGCGCTGATCGCCTATGTGCGCGAGTGGCCGGAGACCGCGGCGGTTCCGCTGGCGGACTACGGTGTCTCGTTCATCACCTCACCGCTGCGTGGCAAGAGCGACGTGCGTCAACGTCTGGAGCTGCGTGAGCGAGCGGAACGCCTGCAGCAGTTCGTGTACAAGCAGTTCGGGCTGCGCTCGGTGGTTGGCATCGGGCGCTCACTGCCTGCGGGTTCGTCGCTCTACGAATCGCACCGCCAGGCGGTGTTGGCGCTCCACCTCTGCTTGCAGCTCGAGCAAGACGTGCTGTTCCACGAGGATCACTACGGACGCGAACAGGTCACCTACAGCCAGCTACAAGACGCCGCGACGGATCTGTCGGAGGCATTTGGCCGCCAGCGCGAGACGGAGATCAAGGTCGCTGCGGATCGCTACGTGCGACTGGTCCTGATCCACAGCGACGAGCGCATCGAAGTCGTGCGCTCCCAGTTCCTCGCGATGCTCTTCCAGCTCTTCGGTGCGATTCAACGCCGCCACCCGATGCGACAGGAGGCGCGGGACCGTTTCGCGGCGGATCTGACCCGCCGCGTGGAAGAAGCGACCACCGCCAGCGAGATCATCGACACCTTCAAGGCGGCGCTGGAACGCCTGGCGTTCGTCTCCCAGAAGTCGCTCGAAGGACCCAAGGTGATGCGCCTCGAAGCAACCCTGCAGTACCTGAAGGAGAACTTCGCCGAGCAGCTCCGGCTGCCCGACGTGGCGCGCAAGGCCGGCTTCAGCGTGCCGGCGTTCAGCCGCGTGTTCAAGCAAGCGACCGGGACGTCATTCCTCGCGTACGTCCGCGCAGTGCGCGTGGAGCACGCCAAGCGCCTGCTCGCGACGACGCCCCTCACCACGGAGCAGATCGCCCAAGCTTCGGGCTTTCAGTCGCAGCACCACCTGATCCGCTCCTTCAAGAAGGTCACCGGGGACACGCCGGGCGCCTACCGCAAGGGCAGCGGAGCCTGATCCTTACGGAACTGCCAACAAATCACAAACGGCGCACCCGAACAGGTGCGCCGTTCGCCGTTTGTCACTCCTTGACAGCTATTCGGCGCTCGCCGTCTCGAGCAAGTCCGGCAGCTGCAGCGGTGGCAACGAACGCGCCGAGTGCACCACGCGGGTCGCCACGTTGAAGCCTGAGACTTCAACCGCGAGGGGCGCAGCAACGGTCGTCGAGCCACTCACGACGCGCTCCTCACCGGGGCGCAGCGTCACGTAGTTGTCCTCCCACAACACCGGGAGCACATCCGAGCCATCTGCGTCGCACAGCCGGAGCTCGACGAAGAAAGCGACCCGGGGCCCAGGGTTCTTCAACTTGACGTCGAAGCGCTGCACGCCGGGCTCCCGTCGCACCCGCAGATCCGCCGCAAAATCGCCTGCCTCCGCGAGCTGGCTCAGCGCGCGCAGATCCGCGAAGCGCTTGACCGGGGTGTAGTACCAAGTGCCGTTCGGGAAGTCGATTTCGTCTGCCTCCGCGGGGATCCAGTACCAGTTGCGACTGACGGATTGTCCGCCTTGGAGGAGCTCGAGATCGAGGAACACGACGCCTCCAGGGCTGAGCCCTAGGGCCTCGACGGGCGGCAGCTCGAGCACACGCAGCGCGCCATCTGGACCAACGCTCACGCTCTGGGAGGCGGAGAAGCGCAGCTCACCGCCGAGCCCATACACGCGCACCAGGAGCTCCAGGTCTTCCACGGCGCGGCGATAGTCGCTGGTGAGCCAGACGGCGTGATCGTCGTAGCCGTACAGCACGTGGAGCGGTTCAGAGCCCCGTTGAGTGCCGAAGAAGCCGCCCGCCGGACGCAGGTAGTAGTCGTAGAGGTGCCAGATCAGGCTCGGCCAGGCGTTGTTGAGCATCCACTGCACCACGCCGGTCGCGCGGTACTTGTTGCGCGCGTACGCCTCGAACATCGCTCGCTGACCTTCATAGGTCAAAAGCTGCGCCTTGCGTGCGAAGTCGGCGATGCCTGTGGGCTCCCCCAGGCGTTCGCGCGTTGCCTCGAGGAATAAATCGAGGTTGTGAAACTCCTGACCACCACAGTGAAACTTCCAGGTGTCGTCCGGCGGCCAGTGGTTCTGCGCCGGGAGCATGCGCTGCAGGCTCTCGAGCGGCGGCACAGCGACGCCGGGGCAGATTTCGCTCGCAAAGCCGAACGCGCCGCCTCGCTCCTGGTCCGTGAGCCAGTAGCTTGGCGGCACGTACTCGTACGGGCCCACCATCTTGATCCCACTCGGCCCAGTCACGGGGGTCGGCTTGTTGGCCGCTGAAGACTGCTTGCAGTTCGGCCACGCTTCCGCGTCAAACACCTCGAGGTAGCTCTGCTCGACCCGCGGGGGCGGTGGGAAGTCGCTGCCGTACCACCAGGTCAGCATGCTCGGGTGGTGAGCGACCCGCCGCAGCTGACTTCGCAGGCTTTCGGCGGCGACGCCGTAGTCTTCTTCTTTCCAGTTGTCCCACCTTTCCCAGTGATCACAGCAGCACCACCCGGCGATCACCAGGAGCCCCAGCTCATCGCAGCGCTCGAGGAAACGCCCGCGCTCGAGCATGCCTTCGAAGCGTATTGTGTTGAGGTTCATCGCGACGACGTACTCAATCTGGCGCTGATCGCGCTCCCAGTCGGGTCGCAAGAAGAGGTCCGTCGCCCAACCGGCGCCGCGGATCACCAGTGCTTCGCCGTTGATGCGGAACAGCGTGTGCTCGTCAGGGGTGAGTTCACTTGTTACCTCGCGGATCCCGAAGCGAGCTTGGCAGCGATCGCTCAAGCAGCCTTGCAAGCTGGCGGTGACTTCCAGCTCGAAGAGCGGCTGCTCCCCCATCACTCGCGGCCACCAGAGCGGCGGATCGTCGAGTTCGAGCTCTGGGTGGGCGTCCGCTCGCCACACGACTTGGCGGCACTCACCAGGGCCGAGCTCGACCTGGGCCTCCAGCACGATCCCCAGAGCCGCGATGTCCGCTCGGAGCTGGACACGCTCGGTGTCGCCGCTCAAGTTGTGGAGCTCCGTGTGCACTTCGAGGCGCGCTTGAGAGCCGCCCTCTCCACGTAGCACTCGGCTCTTCACGAACGCTCGGGTGACTCGCACCGCGCCCACACCTCGCAGCCAAACCTCGCGCCAGAGTCCGAGGTTCTTGTCCGGCGGCGACGGGTTCCAGTCCACCCAGGTGATCGCCAGATCGTCCTTGTTTGGCGCCTGGACGGAGATCGCCAGCACGTTCGGCGCGTCCCGATGCACGTAGTCGGTGATGTCGAGCACGTAGTCTCGGTAGGCGCCGACCAGCGTTCCCTCGTCGGCCACCAGCTCTCCGTTGATCCACACGGAGCCACGGTAGTTGAGACCATCGAGGCCGAGCAGCACGCGCTCTCCGAGCTCGGGGGGAGTCTCGAACGTCGTGCGATACCACCACGGAACAGCAAACGGGCTGTCTTCTGGCATGTCGTGGTTGGAGAAGTTGACCGCGGGGGGACCCTGCCCCGGAACGTCGAGCAGGCGCTTGCCAACGAACGGCTCGGGGTACACCCCAGCGTCCACCAGCGCCCCGAGCACGGTGCACGGCATGCTGATCTCGAGCCAGCCAACTTCCTTGCGGATCAGCTCATCGCTGCCGGCGCCGGCGCTAGTGCTTAGTTCTCGGCCATCTCGACCCACGCGCGCGCTGGAGCCCAGATGCCAACCTGCGTTGAGGTCGATCCGATTGTTCACGTTGTTCTCGCTTGCTTGGGTTCGGCGGTTCGCTTCAGCGCGGCGCTTGCATCGCGCTCGCTACGAGCACCAGGTTCGCGTTGTAGTAGATGTCGGGCTCGGTGACGGACCACCAGCCGTTGCCCCACTCGCCCTCGGCCTCGAAGCCACCATCCCAGAGGTCGCTCTGCTCTGCGTGCCACAGCGTGCCTGCCGGCAGCCCTGACCGCAGCGGCTTCGGGTTCTCCCAAAGGATGGTTTTCGCCGGTGCGTTGGGAGCCAGCACCTTCATCTCCATCGCGTTGGGGCCGCCGATCAGGTAGCCTGGGGGAGGCTGCTTCTGGGTTCCCCACTCCACGTGATACATGCGCTCGGGGCCCTTCCCGACTCGCGTCACCATCGAGTAGGCGTTGGGGTTACGACCGAGCACCCAGTGCCATTGATCCCGAGCCGCTTGCCTGGCCCACGTTGCCTCGGGGAATAGCTGACTCACTTCGTGCAGCACGTGGGCCTTCTCGAGCAGGTTCGAGTTGTGACCCCAGTAGTAGCCATCGAGTCCCGTCGCGCAGCGGTACCCGTCTTTCGTCTCCACGCGAGCGCGGAGCGCCTGGGCAGCAGCCAGCAAGCGCTTCTTGGCTTCATCACGCACATCGCTCGGGGTCTTGTCGTCCTTGGCTAGCGTGATCAGTGCCCAGCGGCTCAGGTTGCCCCAGGCGCCGTCGAACAGCTCGTCCGCCTTCGCCTCGGTGGACACCTTGAGCCAGTGCTTCACTTGATCCAGCGCCTTCGGCACCCGTAGGTTGCGCCACACTTCGGCAGCCGCGAGGAAACGCGCACCGTGGTCGGTCTTGAACTCAGGCCCGTCGTCCCACAGCGGTTGCTCGCTGCCCTTGTTGTCCACCATCACCCGCTCCGGGTGCTGCTCGAGCCAGGCCCAGGCGCGGCGGGACGCCGCTTCTGCGCGCTTCGCGAAGGCGGGATCCCAGCGCTGAAAGACGCGGGACGCCAGCGCCAGCACGGCTGCTCCCTTGGCGGTGCTCGCGCTACCGACCCCGCCGATCCAGCGCGGCTTCTTCTCCTTGTCAGCGGGCCCGGCCTCGGACCAGTCGAACACCGCCTCCCGGTGCCGGAAGGCGCCGCTCGGATCTTGCACGCTCAGCACCCAGCTCAGCCCGTAGCGCGCTTCATCCAAGATGTCGGGGATCCCATCACCGCTCTCGGGGATGTTCTGCGCCTTGTCCGCAAACTGATCCGGGTGCGCGTCGTAGGCCATCAAGAGCGCCTCGGCGGTGGGCGCCGTCGAGGGCACGTACATCTCGAAGTTCCCAGCGTCGTGCCAGCCGCCTTCCACCTTCCAGTGATGCTTCTTCGCTGGGTAGTCGTTGTAGTCCCACGCCGTATCCGCGTGGGTATGACACGCCGTCTCCCGGGTGTAGCTGGTGCCTTCCCACTCGGCGAAGGGCGCTTTCAGGGCGGTGCGGCAGCGCTGGAAGTAGAAGTGCTTGAGCCCG
Coding sequences within it:
- a CDS encoding glycoside hydrolase family 9 protein, giving the protein MKLRRISRVLGLGTLLIGSCCATASCRLGQPAQGSDSVADGSGDSVIVGQAPGATKQTPVAAPAMPGKNVPAIKVDTVGYPPEWTKVAVFNVEPQEPRVVNAAGETAYAIPAAKVSARGIDAASKDPVWQVDFSEFKTPGKYTLRDKSGAQSFPFEIASDVYHKSLIAGLKHFYFQRCRTALKAPFAEWEGTSYTRETACHTHADTAWDYNDYPAKKHHWKVEGGWHDAGNFEMYVPSTAPTAEALLMAYDAHPDQFADKAQNIPESGDGIPDILDEARYGLSWVLSVQDPSGAFRHREAVFDWSEAGPADKEKKPRWIGGVGSASTAKGAAVLALASRVFQRWDPAFAKRAEAASRRAWAWLEQHPERVMVDNKGSEQPLWDDGPEFKTDHGARFLAAAEVWRNLRVPKALDQVKHWLKVSTEAKADELFDGAWGNLSRWALITLAKDDKTPSDVRDEAKKRLLAAAQALRARVETKDGYRCATGLDGYYWGHNSNLLEKAHVLHEVSQLFPEATWARQAARDQWHWVLGRNPNAYSMVTRVGKGPERMYHVEWGTQKQPPPGYLIGGPNAMEMKVLAPNAPAKTILWENPKPLRSGLPAGTLWHAEQSDLWDGGFEAEGEWGNGWWSVTEPDIYYNANLVLVASAMQAPR
- a CDS encoding glycosyl hydrolase family 2, coding for MNNRIDLNAGWHLGSSARVGRDGRELSTSAGAGSDELIRKEVGWLEISMPCTVLGALVDAGVYPEPFVGKRLLDVPGQGPPAVNFSNHDMPEDSPFAVPWWYRTTFETPPELGERVLLGLDGLNYRGSVWINGELVADEGTLVGAYRDYVLDITDYVHRDAPNVLAISVQAPNKDDLAITWVDWNPSPPDKNLGLWREVWLRGVGAVRVTRAFVKSRVLRGEGGSQARLEVHTELHNLSGDTERVQLRADIAALGIVLEAQVELGPGECRQVVWRADAHPELELDDPPLWWPRVMGEQPLFELEVTASLQGCLSDRCQARFGIREVTSELTPDEHTLFRINGEALVIRGAGWATDLFLRPDWERDQRQIEYVVAMNLNTIRFEGMLERGRFLERCDELGLLVIAGWCCCDHWERWDNWKEEDYGVAAESLRSQLRRVAHHPSMLTWWYGSDFPPPPRVEQSYLEVFDAEAWPNCKQSSAANKPTPVTGPSGIKMVGPYEYVPPSYWLTDQERGGAFGFASEICPGVAVPPLESLQRMLPAQNHWPPDDTWKFHCGGQEFHNLDLFLEATRERLGEPTGIADFARKAQLLTYEGQRAMFEAYARNKYRATGVVQWMLNNAWPSLIWHLYDYYLRPAGGFFGTQRGSEPLHVLYGYDDHAVWLTSDYRRAVEDLELLVRVYGLGGELRFSASQSVSVGPDGALRVLELPPVEALGLSPGGVVFLDLELLQGGQSVSRNWYWIPAEADEIDFPNGTWYYTPVKRFADLRALSQLAEAGDFAADLRVRREPGVQRFDVKLKNPGPRVAFFVELRLCDADGSDVLPVLWEDNYVTLRPGEERVVSGSTTVAAPLAVEVSGFNVATRVVHSARSLPPLQLPDLLETASAE
- a CDS encoding helix-turn-helix transcriptional regulator: MNTAALLTPPPPPFDVAPISESMVRAIRPPWQRQLTSFYALQNVISRRPQLPLYVIQWDGERGLEWMELGVPSDNLKPFHFEIFYGKESKRDQYYLECLQRAKLAQSLVVEELFGFADLFLPIKSDDSGQTFLYAGQFLTKEPEWEWLAESWRQLTGREPTSANADFVRFVRMALSLPVLSAELLSGLERFLGFYAAFLTAEPGSLDIQQDVDELNSTVFDKLWPIDVWVESAISADKFHMTPWYYEGQLTDWLKEGIGIQRLPTTAMTLMPLEARVEPMDPVRAMIRNARIQRALIAYVREWPETAAVPLADYGVSFITSPLRGKSDVRQRLELRERAERLQQFVYKQFGLRSVVGIGRSLPAGSSLYESHRQAVLALHLCLQLEQDVLFHEDHYGREQVTYSQLQDAATDLSEAFGRQRETEIKVAADRYVRLVLIHSDERIEVVRSQFLAMLFQLFGAIQRRHPMRQEARDRFAADLTRRVEEATTASEIIDTFKAALERLAFVSQKSLEGPKVMRLEATLQYLKENFAEQLRLPDVARKAGFSVPAFSRVFKQATGTSFLAYVRAVRVEHAKRLLATTPLTTEQIAQASGFQSQHHLIRSFKKVTGDTPGAYRKGSGA